From a region of the Candidatus Poribacteria bacterium genome:
- the kdsB gene encoding 3-deoxy-manno-octulosonate cytidylyltransferase: MQSVGIIPARYASSRFKGKPLADLLGKPMVQHVYESACRAKTLDAVIVATDDQRIYDAVTRFGGNVQMTGQCATGTERVAVVAERLTCDIVANIQGDEPLLEPAQIDMMLQPFIDRPEVQVCTLKQRVETAADYQDVNVVKVVTDLQGDALYFSRASLPGNASETELHKFPVYRHVGLYAYRREQLLAFTRWGSTPYELAEGLEQLRFLEHGVPIHVVETDTPLIGVDVPADLERVKQILEAS; the protein is encoded by the coding sequence TTGCAAAGTGTAGGAATCATTCCAGCACGCTATGCCTCAAGCCGTTTTAAAGGCAAGCCGTTGGCGGATCTGCTCGGGAAGCCGATGGTGCAGCATGTTTACGAAAGTGCGTGCCGCGCAAAAACATTAGATGCAGTTATTGTCGCTACAGATGACCAACGGATTTATGATGCCGTGACACGTTTCGGTGGGAATGTTCAGATGACGGGTCAATGTGCTACAGGTACCGAACGTGTCGCCGTCGTCGCGGAGCGTTTAACGTGTGATATTGTTGCCAATATACAGGGCGACGAGCCGTTGCTTGAACCTGCGCAGATAGATATGATGCTGCAGCCCTTTATTGACAGACCAGAGGTTCAAGTTTGCACGTTAAAACAGCGGGTTGAAACTGCTGCAGATTATCAGGACGTTAACGTCGTTAAAGTCGTTACAGATCTTCAGGGCGATGCGTTGTATTTCTCGCGTGCTTCTTTGCCTGGAAACGCCAGCGAAACAGAGTTACATAAGTTCCCAGTGTATCGGCATGTCGGGTTGTACGCTTACCGCCGAGAGCAGCTTCTAGCGTTCACGAGGTGGGGCAGTACCCCTTACGAACTTGCAGAAGGGTTAGAGCAATTGCGCTTTTTAGAACACGGTGTCCCCATCCATGTCGTTGAAACGGATACGCCACTTATTGGGGTTGATGTTCCCGCCGACCTGGAGCGGGTGAAACAAATTTTGGAGGCTTCATAA
- a CDS encoding DUF2088 domain-containing protein, translated as MKNAATVRTRAWYGDEELTLNFPTDWEVEVLGPKDAPALSDSQLERAFAEPIDTPRISELAKGKKSAAIIVDDLSRPTPAAQVIPFILRELAEAGIPKSEIRFVAGIGAHRPLTDEDIVKKVGADIAAAYEVTNHNFMSGDLRAFGNLENGTPVYLNGIVADADFKICLGGSIRTVPLASVAERNSLCPASLALPQCTISILSHRDADRL; from the coding sequence ATGAAGAATGCTGCTACAGTGCGCACCCGTGCCTGGTATGGCGATGAAGAATTGACGCTGAATTTCCCTACAGATTGGGAAGTAGAGGTATTGGGTCCGAAAGATGCGCCTGCGCTTTCTGATTCCCAACTTGAACGTGCGTTCGCTGAGCCGATTGATACACCCCGAATCTCAGAGTTAGCGAAAGGTAAAAAAAGTGCCGCTATTATTGTGGATGACCTGAGTCGTCCAACACCGGCTGCACAAGTTATTCCGTTTATCCTGCGCGAGTTGGCCGAGGCAGGTATCCCGAAATCTGAGATCCGATTTGTCGCTGGCATCGGTGCCCACCGACCCCTCACTGATGAAGATATTGTGAAAAAAGTTGGGGCAGACATCGCTGCTGCGTACGAGGTAACCAATCATAACTTTATGAGTGGGGACTTACGTGCGTTTGGCAACCTTGAGAATGGCACACCGGTGTATCTCAACGGTATCGTCGCGGACGCGGATTTTAAGATTTGTCTCGGTGGCTCTATCCGCACAGTTCCGTTGGCTTCAGTGGCGGAGCGAAACTCATTGTGCCCGGCATCGCTGGCTTTACCACAATGTACTATTTCCATACTTTCCCACCGGGACGCGGACCGGCTGTGA
- a CDS encoding DUF2088 domain-containing protein — protein sequence MNNTATVHSRAWYGDEELTLNFPTGWEVEMLGPKDAPALSDVQIERAFAEPIGTPRISELAKGKKSAAIIVDDLSRPTPAASVIPFLLRELASAGVPKSEIRFVVGGGSHRPLTDEEVAKKIGADIASEYEATSHDFMSGDLRALGNLDNGMPIYLNRVVADSDFKICLGGIYPHGSVGFGGGAKLVVPGISGFATMFYFHTFSPGRGHAVIERKGSEPDHRDFSESVAGVLGLDVIANVVLNSRREICGLFVGDFVQAHRKGAYFALDTYGTVIPEASQKETDLVVLNCYPLDSDPIQTGKAMWALSHFEKAHRMALNPASDGICYHGLFEQIDYARFVQQKEERTQPELPAPQLGTQDQLHVWSEHFLVDDFYKKHPGALLFRDLEQLIALFAESLPAQAKVAVLPAAGIQVLANES from the coding sequence ATGAACAACACTGCTACTGTGCACTCCCGGGCTTGGTATGGAGACGAGGAATTGACGCTGAATTTTCCGACCGGCTGGGAAGTAGAAATGCTGGGTCCGAAAGATGCGCCTGCGCTTTCTGATGTCCAAATTGAACGCGCATTTGCTGAACCGATCGGCACTCCCCGAATTTCGGAATTGGCGAAAGGTAAAAAGAGTGCCGCTATCATCGTGGATGACTTGAGCCGTCCGACACCTGCTGCGAGCGTTATTCCGTTCCTTCTGCGTGAGTTAGCGTCAGCGGGTGTCCCAAAATCCGAGATCCGATTTGTTGTTGGTGGTGGTTCACACCGTCCGCTCACCGATGAAGAGGTCGCTAAAAAGATCGGCGCGGATATTGCGTCTGAATATGAAGCGACAAGCCACGACTTTATGAGTGGTGATCTACGTGCCTTGGGAAACCTTGATAACGGTATGCCGATCTATCTGAATCGTGTGGTTGCAGATTCGGATTTCAAGATTTGTTTGGGGGGTATCTACCCACACGGTTCTGTCGGTTTCGGTGGTGGTGCGAAATTAGTTGTACCCGGAATTTCTGGTTTCGCGACGATGTTCTATTTCCACACCTTTTCGCCGGGACGCGGACACGCTGTGATTGAAAGAAAAGGGAGTGAACCGGATCATCGCGATTTCTCCGAGTCGGTAGCAGGTGTCCTCGGTCTTGACGTCATCGCTAATGTTGTGCTCAATAGTCGTCGGGAAATATGTGGGCTGTTTGTGGGCGATTTTGTGCAGGCGCACCGCAAGGGCGCGTACTTCGCTTTGGACACTTACGGCACAGTGATACCGGAGGCAAGCCAAAAAGAGACCGATCTGGTTGTGCTTAACTGCTATCCGCTTGATAGCGACCCAATCCAAACGGGCAAGGCAATGTGGGCACTATCGCATTTTGAGAAGGCACACAGGATGGCACTCAACCCGGCAAGCGATGGCATCTGCTACCACGGGTTGTTTGAACAGATTGATTATGCTCGCTTCGTACAGCAGAAAGAGGAACGGACACAACCTGAACTGCCAGCACCACAACTCGGCACTCAAGATCAGTTGCACGTCTGGTCAGAACATTTCTTGGTAGATGATTTTTACAAGAAACATCCCGGCGCGCTCCTTTTCCGAGATCTGGAGCAGTTGATTGCTTTGTTTGCAGAAAGCCTCCCGGCGCAAGCGAAGGTCGCTGTCCTGCCAGCGGCTGGAATCCAAGTACTCGCAAATGAATCATAA
- a CDS encoding LamG domain-containing protein, translating to MKRNPIFTILTYKLTLCLACLLLIGTLCVPTAEVFSADVLDPDLVLYFDYEDFDGNTVVEKSGRGYDGDINGKVTQSNDGKFGKAGNFAAGSFLDLDGPNVKPEDIPTEGMSIVAWINVEAISDMAIFNARAGDNTWLVHPEARGDGNYRWLNRSPGGATIFDIRAGDNKANQWQHYAGTFSRADGVAVLYINGKNVGEEKARVGTPIAPDWGQGARVGFNIDNKRPFTGLMDDLNVWKRGLTEEEVNGIMNDGVDAFLAVEAQGKLATTWGKLKASK from the coding sequence ATGAAACGGAACCCAATATTTACAATACTGACTTATAAACTCACGCTTTGTTTGGCGTGTTTACTTCTAATAGGCACCCTCTGTGTACCTACGGCAGAAGTTTTCTCAGCCGATGTTTTAGACCCGGACTTGGTGCTTTACTTCGATTACGAAGATTTCGACGGTAACACCGTCGTTGAAAAATCTGGACGCGGTTACGACGGCGATATTAATGGAAAGGTCACACAATCCAATGATGGAAAATTCGGCAAAGCCGGCAATTTCGCAGCCGGTAGTTTTCTGGATTTAGATGGCCCCAATGTTAAGCCTGAAGACATCCCTACCGAAGGTATGAGTATCGTCGCGTGGATTAACGTTGAAGCCATATCGGATATGGCGATCTTCAATGCCCGTGCCGGTGATAATACATGGCTTGTCCATCCGGAGGCACGCGGTGATGGAAATTATCGTTGGCTCAATCGAAGTCCGGGCGGCGCGACTATCTTTGACATTCGCGCTGGAGATAACAAGGCAAATCAATGGCAGCATTACGCTGGCACGTTCAGCCGCGCGGATGGGGTAGCCGTCCTTTACATCAATGGAAAAAACGTCGGTGAAGAAAAAGCCCGCGTCGGCACGCCTATCGCACCAGATTGGGGACAGGGCGCACGGGTCGGCTTTAATATTGATAACAAACGTCCTTTTACCGGATTGATGGACGACCTCAACGTCTGGAAACGTGGATTGACAGAGGAAGAAGTCAATGGCATTATGAACGATGGTGTCGACGCGTTTCTCGCTGTAGAAGCACAGGGCAAACTCGCGACGACTTGGGGAAAACTTAAGGCATCAAAGTAA
- a CDS encoding TRAP transporter small permease gives MNHKLETFFQNINTTLGKIETGLLCLIIAMMLGLAILKIVMRYVFSASLLWSDIMLQHLTLWLCLLGAALATCERRHISIDVLSRILPENITRWSNLVVDCLALIVVGILAHYGFIFLHDEQLSDAVLIGSVPLWWAKAIIPYGFVLIGIHLFLQIGIHLMGGEQTPNIVAGESD, from the coding sequence ATGAATCATAAATTAGAAACTTTCTTCCAGAACATTAACACCACCTTAGGTAAGATCGAAACCGGTTTGCTGTGTCTTATTATCGCAATGATGTTAGGACTCGCGATCCTCAAAATCGTCATGCGTTACGTGTTCAGCGCAAGCCTCTTGTGGAGCGATATAATGCTGCAGCACCTCACCCTTTGGCTCTGCCTGTTGGGCGCTGCACTTGCTACTTGCGAAAGAAGGCACATCAGCATTGATGTGCTCAGCCGAATCCTGCCCGAAAATATTACGCGCTGGAGCAACCTTGTCGTTGATTGCCTCGCCTTGATCGTCGTTGGAATTCTGGCACATTACGGCTTTATTTTTCTCCATGATGAACAATTAAGCGATGCTGTGTTAATCGGAAGTGTTCCGCTATGGTGGGCGAAGGCTATTATCCCCTACGGTTTTGTTCTCATCGGCATCCATCTATTCCTCCAAATTGGTATCCATTTAATGGGTGGTGAACAGACACCAAACATTGTCGCAGGAGAATCGGATTAA
- a CDS encoding LamG domain-containing protein: MKRDLILTPYLMCLFLIGTLCVPAAEVFSADALDPDLVLYFDYEDFDGDTVVEKSGNGYDGKIDGDITQSDDGKFGKAGNFASGSFLDLDGSTVEAEDIPTEGMSILAWLNVESITDMAIFNARAADNTWLVHPEARGDGNYRWLNRSPGGTTIFDIRGGENKANEWIHYAGTFSRAEGLAVLYINGENVGEEKARVGTPIAGDWGQGARVGRNIDDNRPFTGLMDDLNIWKRGLTEEEVHDIMNNGLGASLTAVEARGKLATAWGKLKAN, encoded by the coding sequence ATGAAACGGGACCTTATACTAACTCCTTATTTGATGTGTTTATTTCTGATAGGCACGCTCTGTGTACCTGCGGCAGAAGTTTTTTCAGCCGATGCTTTAGATCCGGATTTGGTGCTTTACTTCGACTATGAAGACTTCGACGGAGATACCGTCGTTGAGAAATCCGGAAATGGTTACGACGGCAAGATCGATGGAGATATCACACAATCCGATGACGGGAAATTCGGGAAAGCCGGCAATTTCGCATCCGGCAGCTTTCTCGATTTAGATGGATCCACTGTTGAGGCTGAGGACATTCCTACTGAAGGCATGAGTATTCTGGCATGGCTCAACGTTGAATCCATCACAGATATGGCGATTTTCAACGCCCGCGCAGCTGATAATACATGGCTTGTACACCCCGAAGCACGCGGCGATGGAAATTATCGTTGGCTCAATCGGAGTCCGGGAGGCACAACGATATTCGACATTCGCGGTGGCGAAAACAAAGCCAATGAATGGATACATTACGCAGGAACATTCAGCCGTGCTGAAGGATTAGCTGTGCTTTATATCAATGGCGAAAATGTCGGTGAAGAAAAAGCTCGCGTCGGCACACCTATCGCAGGAGACTGGGGGCAGGGCGCACGTGTCGGTCGTAACATTGATGACAACCGTCCTTTCACCGGATTGATGGATGACCTTAACATTTGGAAACGTGGGTTGACAGAGGAAGAGGTCCATGATATTATGAATAACGGTCTTGGAGCATCGCTCACAGCAGTAGAAGCACGCGGTAAACTCGCAACAGCTTGGGGTAAGCTTAAAGCAAACTAA
- a CDS encoding CTP synthase, which produces MTKYIFVTGGVISGIGKGITTASLGRLLINRGFKVIVVKIDPYLNVDAGVMNPFQHGEVFVTHDGAETDLDIGNYERFFGIDLNKHSNFTTGSVYSEVIAKERRGDYLGQTVQLIPHITDEIKRRIYQIGKDNEAEIVITEIGGTIGDFEMPPFVEAIRQMAVEVGRESTMFLHVSLIYTLPNGESKSKPTQHSIRKLQELGVQPDLLLCRTSQSLDDAFRQKIALLCGINEQYIFEGLDTKCVDEIPLNFERQGMGHLVLKRLGLEARPPMDAEWSAMVEKLKNPKQKTRVAIVGKYTTGSDAYISVQEALKHSGIANETAVEIEWIEAESLTEHPDLDSVFQNADGILVPGGFGYRGIEGMLVAARYARENKIPYLGLCLGMQCLVIEFARHAAQLKNANSTEVDEETPHPVIDLMHDQRAVADLGATMRLGHYPCVLKENTKSYTAYQQPIIVERHRHRYELNNQYRSQLESAGLCFSGLSPDESLVEIAEVTEHPWMVGSQFHPEFQSKPLAPHPLFRDFIAAALSRRCQVNHPEEEKNS; this is translated from the coding sequence ATGACAAAATACATTTTCGTGACGGGCGGAGTTATCTCAGGTATTGGTAAAGGCATCACGACCGCGTCCCTTGGTAGGTTGCTTATCAACCGAGGGTTTAAAGTGATTGTTGTCAAGATTGATCCGTATCTCAATGTGGATGCAGGTGTGATGAATCCGTTCCAACATGGCGAGGTGTTCGTCACTCATGATGGCGCAGAAACCGATCTGGATATAGGGAACTATGAACGGTTTTTCGGCATCGACTTGAACAAGCATTCTAACTTCACTACCGGATCTGTCTATAGTGAAGTGATTGCGAAGGAACGCCGTGGGGACTATCTCGGGCAAACCGTGCAACTGATCCCACATATTACTGACGAAATCAAACGTCGTATTTATCAAATTGGGAAGGATAACGAAGCCGAAATCGTCATTACAGAAATAGGCGGAACGATTGGGGACTTTGAGATGCCACCTTTCGTTGAAGCCATTCGTCAGATGGCAGTTGAAGTCGGGCGCGAGAGTACAATGTTCCTCCATGTCTCCCTGATTTACACCTTACCGAATGGCGAAAGCAAGAGCAAACCGACCCAGCATAGCATCCGAAAACTCCAAGAGTTGGGGGTCCAACCAGATCTGTTGCTATGCCGCACGAGCCAGTCGCTGGATGATGCGTTCCGTCAGAAAATCGCGCTCCTCTGCGGCATTAATGAACAATATATCTTTGAAGGGTTAGACACAAAATGCGTAGATGAAATCCCGCTCAATTTTGAGAGACAGGGCATGGGGCATCTCGTTTTAAAGAGACTCGGACTTGAAGCGCGCCCACCGATGGATGCTGAATGGAGCGCGATGGTCGAAAAACTCAAAAATCCGAAGCAGAAAACTCGAGTCGCGATTGTTGGCAAATACACAACTGGCAGTGACGCGTATATTAGCGTCCAAGAGGCACTCAAGCATAGTGGGATTGCCAACGAAACCGCCGTTGAAATTGAGTGGATAGAAGCGGAATCGCTCACAGAACATCCGGACCTTGATAGTGTTTTCCAGAACGCCGACGGGATACTGGTTCCGGGCGGATTTGGCTATCGCGGGATTGAAGGGATGTTGGTTGCCGCACGATACGCCCGTGAAAATAAGATACCGTATTTGGGATTGTGCCTTGGAATGCAGTGTCTGGTGATCGAGTTTGCTCGACACGCTGCGCAGTTAAAAAACGCAAACAGCACGGAAGTAGATGAAGAAACGCCGCACCCAGTTATAGATTTAATGCATGATCAGCGCGCGGTCGCTGACCTCGGTGCCACAATGCGACTTGGACATTATCCGTGCGTCCTCAAAGAGAATACCAAAAGTTATACCGCCTATCAACAACCTATTATCGTAGAACGACACCGTCATCGTTATGAATTGAATAATCAATATCGATCCCAGTTAGAATCGGCGGGGCTCTGTTTTAGCGGTCTGTCTCCAGATGAGAGCCTTGTCGAAATTGCTGAGGTGACCGAGCATCCGTGGATGGTAGGTTCTCAATTTCACCCCGAATTTCAATCGAAACCGCTTGCACCGCATCCGCTTTTCCGAGATTTTATCGCGGCGGCCCTCTCCCGCCGATGCCAAGTTAATCACCCGGAAGAGGAAAAAAATTCATGA